From the genome of Triticum dicoccoides isolate Atlit2015 ecotype Zavitan unplaced genomic scaffold, WEW_v2.0 scaffold74767-1, whole genome shotgun sequence, one region includes:
- the LOC119347733 gene encoding probable ribosome-binding factor A, chloroplastic produces the protein MFPCRPLVSPPLPRALAAAAPVSVRRRLPWSPSTSTSLRVVRCMAKERRVRMVAKQIQRELADMLTRDPVMQRAVLPEAALGADRYLSSLTTIADVELSNDLQVCKVYVSVFGDERGKKVAMAGLKDKTKYVRSQIGKRMKLRLTPEIRFIEDESMERGSRILTILDKLKEEREQREGNAEDEDGEVSDIAEEEDGDWEGDEPDEEDIIYVK, from the exons ATGTTCCCGTGCCGGCCGCTGGTGTCCCCGCCGCTGCCGCGGGCCCTCGCCGCCGCGGCGCCCGTCTCCGTGCGGCGGCGGCTGCCGTGGTCGCCGTCGACGTCGACGTCGCTGCGCGTGGTGCGGTGCATGGCCAAGGAGCGGCGGGTGCGGATGGTGGCGAAGCAGATCCAGCGGGAGCTGGCGGACATGCTGACCCGCGACCCCGTGATGCAGCGCGCCGTCCTCCCCGAGGCCGCCCTCGGCGCCGACCGCTACCTCTCCTCCCTCACCACCATCGCCGACGTCGAGCTCTCCAACGACCTGCAG GTGTGCAAGGTGTATGTGTCCGTGTTCGGGGACGAGAGGGGGAAGAAGGTGGCCATGGCCGGGCTCAAAGACAAGACCAAGTACGTCAGGAGccagattggcaagcggatgaagCTGCGCCTCACGCCCGAGATACGGTTCATCGAAGACGAGTCCATGGAGCGCGGAAGCAGG ATTCTTACGATACTGGACAAACTAAAGGAGGAAAGGGAGCAGAGAGAAGGAAATGCTGAAGACGAAGATGGGGAAGTTTCAGATAtagcagaagaagaagatggtgactgGGAGGGAGATGAACCAGATGAGGAGGACATAATTTATGTAAAATAG